The following proteins are encoded in a genomic region of Nomascus leucogenys isolate Asia chromosome 17, Asia_NLE_v1, whole genome shotgun sequence:
- the HMG20B gene encoding SWI/SNF-related matrix-associated actin-dependent regulator of chromatin subfamily E member 1-related isoform X1 has translation MSHGPKQPGAAAAPAGGKAPGQHGGFLVTVKQERGEGPRAGEKGSHEEEPVKKRGWPKGKKRKKILPNGPKAPVTGYVRFLNERREQIRTRHPDLPFPEITKMLGAEWSKLQPTEKQRYLDEAEREKQQYMKELRAYQQSEAYKMCTEKIQEKKIKKEDSGSGLMNTLLNGHKGGDCDGFSTFDVPIFTEEFLDQNKAREAELRRLRKMNVAFEEQNAVLQRHTQSMSSARERLEQELALEERRTLALQQQLQAVRQALTASFASLPVPGTGETPTLGTLDFYMARLHGAIERDPAQHEKLIVRIKEILAQVASEHL, from the exons ATGTCCCACGGCCCCAAGCAGCCCGGCGCGGCCGCCGC GCCGGCGGGCGGCAAGGCTCCGGGCCAGCATGGGGGCTTCTTGGTGACTGTCAAGCAAGAGCGCGGCGAGGGTCCACGCGCCGGCGAGAAGGGGTCCCACGAGGAGGAG CCGGTGAAGAAACGCGGCTGGCCCAAGGGCAAGAAGCGGAAGAAGATTCTGCCGAATGGGCCCAAGGCACCGGTCACGGGTTACGTGCGCTTCCTGAACGAGCGGCGCGAGCAGATCCGCACGCGCCACCCGGATCTGCCCTTTCCCGAGATCACCAAGATGCTGGGCGCCGAGTGGAGCAAGCTGCAGCCAACGGAGAAGCAg CGGTACCTGGATGAGGCCgagagagagaagcagcagtACATGAAGGAGCTGCGGGCGTACCAGCAGTCTGAAGCCTATAAGATGTGCACGGAGAAGATCCAGGAGAAGAAGATCAAGAAAG AAGACTCCGGCTCTGGGCTCATGAACACTCTCTTGAATGGACACAAG GGTGGGGACTGCGATGGCTTCTCCACCTTCGATGTTCCCATCTTCACTGAAGAGTTCTTGGACCAAAACAAAG CGCGCGAGGCGGAGCTTCGGCGCTTGCGGAAGATGAACGTGGCCTTCGAGGAGCAGAACGCGGTACTGCAGAGGCACACGCAGAGCATGAGCAGCGCGCGAGAGCGTCTGGAGCAGGAGCTGGCGCTGGAGGAGCGGAGGACGCTGGCGCTgcagcagcagctccaggccGTGCGCCAGGCGCTCACCGCCAGCTTCGCCTCACTGCCGGTGCCGG GCACGGGCGAAACGCCCACGCTGGGCACTCTGGACTTCTACATGGCCCGGCTGCACGGAGCTATCGAGCGCGACCCCGCCCAGCACGAGAAGCTCATCGTCCGCATCAAGGAAATCCTGGCCCAGGTCGCCAG CGAGCACCTGTGA
- the HMG20B gene encoding SWI/SNF-related matrix-associated actin-dependent regulator of chromatin subfamily E member 1-related isoform X2: protein MSHGPKQPGAAAAPAGGKAPGQHGGFLVTVKQERGEGPRAGEKGSHEEEPVKKRGWPKGKKRKKILPNGPKAPVTGYVRFLNERREQIRTRHPDLPFPEITKMLGAEWSKLQPTEKQRYLDEAEREKQQYMKELRAYQQSEAYKMCTEKIQEKKIKKDSGSGLMNTLLNGHKGGDCDGFSTFDVPIFTEEFLDQNKAREAELRRLRKMNVAFEEQNAVLQRHTQSMSSARERLEQELALEERRTLALQQQLQAVRQALTASFASLPVPGTGETPTLGTLDFYMARLHGAIERDPAQHEKLIVRIKEILAQVASEHL, encoded by the exons ATGTCCCACGGCCCCAAGCAGCCCGGCGCGGCCGCCGC GCCGGCGGGCGGCAAGGCTCCGGGCCAGCATGGGGGCTTCTTGGTGACTGTCAAGCAAGAGCGCGGCGAGGGTCCACGCGCCGGCGAGAAGGGGTCCCACGAGGAGGAG CCGGTGAAGAAACGCGGCTGGCCCAAGGGCAAGAAGCGGAAGAAGATTCTGCCGAATGGGCCCAAGGCACCGGTCACGGGTTACGTGCGCTTCCTGAACGAGCGGCGCGAGCAGATCCGCACGCGCCACCCGGATCTGCCCTTTCCCGAGATCACCAAGATGCTGGGCGCCGAGTGGAGCAAGCTGCAGCCAACGGAGAAGCAg CGGTACCTGGATGAGGCCgagagagagaagcagcagtACATGAAGGAGCTGCGGGCGTACCAGCAGTCTGAAGCCTATAAGATGTGCACGGAGAAGATCCAGGAGAAGAAGATCAAGAAAG ACTCCGGCTCTGGGCTCATGAACACTCTCTTGAATGGACACAAG GGTGGGGACTGCGATGGCTTCTCCACCTTCGATGTTCCCATCTTCACTGAAGAGTTCTTGGACCAAAACAAAG CGCGCGAGGCGGAGCTTCGGCGCTTGCGGAAGATGAACGTGGCCTTCGAGGAGCAGAACGCGGTACTGCAGAGGCACACGCAGAGCATGAGCAGCGCGCGAGAGCGTCTGGAGCAGGAGCTGGCGCTGGAGGAGCGGAGGACGCTGGCGCTgcagcagcagctccaggccGTGCGCCAGGCGCTCACCGCCAGCTTCGCCTCACTGCCGGTGCCGG GCACGGGCGAAACGCCCACGCTGGGCACTCTGGACTTCTACATGGCCCGGCTGCACGGAGCTATCGAGCGCGACCCCGCCCAGCACGAGAAGCTCATCGTCCGCATCAAGGAAATCCTGGCCCAGGTCGCCAG CGAGCACCTGTGA